CCTGGCCGTCTCGGCCGTACACCATCACCTCATCCGGCGGGGCAAGCGGCTTCAGACCGACATCGTCGTCGAGACGGGTGCCGTGTGGGACATCCACCATGCGGCCCTCCTGATCGGCTTTGGGGCCAGTGCCGTCTGCCCCTACCTGCTGTTTGCGACGGCCCGCCACTTAGCGACCCACGAACGGAACCTGGGCGGACTTTCACCGGAAGAGGCCGTCGAGCGTTGCCGTCGGGCCTTGGAGAAGGGCCTCCTCAAGATCATGGCCAAGATGGGGATCTCGGCTCTCCGGTCCTATCGGGGCGCGCAGGTCTTTGAGATCCTGGGCCTTGCCCACGAGGTCGTCGAGCGCTACTTTCCCCACACGCCGGCCCGCCTGGGCGGCGTCGGCCTGGAGGACATCGCCGAAGACGTCCTGGCGTGGCACCGGGCGGCTTTTCAGGAATCACCGGAATCGGATCGGCTTCCCGACATCGGCTACATCCGGTACCGGGGGGACGGGGAGTTCCACGGCTTCCATCCCGAGATGGTGCGGGCTCTCCACCGGGCCGTCGAGACGGGCGATTGGGAAGACTACGAGCGCTACCTGGAGGTCCTTCGCAAGGCTCCGCCCCATACCCTGCGGGACCTCCTGGAGGTCGTCTCCGACCGCCCGCCGGTCCCCCTCGAGGAGGTCGAGCCGGCCGAGGCGATCATCCGTCGACACTTCGTCGTCTCGGGCATGTCCCTGGGTGCCCTCTCGTGGGCGGCCCACCGGACCTTGGCCATCGCCATGAACCGACTGGGAGCCCGGAGCAATTGCGGAGAGGGCGGCGAAGACCCGGCCTGGTATCGACCCCACCCGGGCGGCGACCGGGCCGACCATCGAGTCAAGCAGGTCGCCTCGGGCCGCTTCGGCGTGACGACCGAGTACCTTGTCCGGGCCGACGAGCTCGAGATCAAGATCGCCCAGGGGTCCAAGCCGGGCGAGGGCGGTCAGCTCCCGGGCCTCAAGGTCAGCGCCTTCATCGCCCGCATCCGGCACACCGTCCCGGGCGTCGCCCTGATCTCACCGCCGCCCCATCACGACATTTACAGCATCGAGGACCTGGCTCAGCTCATTTACGACCTCAAGGCGGTGAACCCCCGTGCCCGGGTCGGCGTCAAGCTCGTCGCCGAAAGCGGCGTCGGGACCATCGCCGCCGGCGTCGCCAAGGCCTATGCCGACTACGTCCAGGTCGGGGGGATGGAGGGCGGGACGGGCGCTTCGCCCCTGTCGTCCATCAAGAACGCCGGCTGTCCCTGGGAACTGGGCCTGGCCGAGACCCAGCAGGCTCTCATCCGGAACGGCCTCCGGGGTCGGGTCCGTGTGCGGGTCGACGGCGGGTTCAAGACAGGCCGAGACGTCATCGTGGCGGCCCTCCTCGGGGCCGAGGAGTTCGGATTCGGAACGGCCGCCCTCCTGGCGATGGGTTGCAAGATGGCCCGCCAGTGCCACCTGAACACGTGCCCGACGGGGATCGCCACCCAACGGGAGGACCTGATCCGGGAGCGCTTCCGGGGAACGCCCGAGGGCGTCATCCGGTTCTTTACCTTCATCGCCGAGGAAGTCCGGCGATGGCTGGCCGCCCTGGGCTACCGGCGGCTGGAAGAGGTCGTCGGCCGCGTCGACCTGCTTCGCCCCCGGGCCCAGGTCGACCATCCCCGGGCGGCGAAGCTGGACCTGACGCCGCTCCTGGCCGACGGGGCCGCTGAAGACTCCGAACCCCGCCGGTGCGTCCAGGACCGGAACGACCCGCCCCATCCGGTCTTCGACGACCGCGTCCTGGCGGTCATTCGGCCGGCCCTCGAGAAGGGCGAGCCGGTCGTCTATGAGGGTTCGGTCCGGAATTCAGACCTGACCGTCGGGGCCCGCATCGCTGGTGAGATCGTCCGGCGCCACGGCCTCCGGGGCCTGCCACCACGAACTGTCGAACTTCGGCTCCGGGGCGCGGCCGGCCAGAGCTTCGGGGCCTTCTGCGTCGAGGGCCTTCGGCTGGTCTTAGAGGGCGAGGCTAACGATTACGTCGGCAAGGGCATGAGCGGCGGCGAGATCGTCATCCGGCCCCCCTCGAATGCGACCTTCCGGCCGGAAGAAAACGTCATCGTGGGGAACACGGTCCTCTACGGCGCCACAGGCGGCCGGGTCTTCATCGCCGGTCGGGCCGGCGAGCGGTTCGCCGTCCGCAACAGCGGGGCCGTCGCCGTCGTCGAGGGCGTCGGCGACCATGCCTGCGAGTACATGACCCAGGGTTGCGTCGTCGTCCTGGGGCCGACGGGATGGAACTTCGGGGCCGGCATGAGCCACGGCCGGGCCTATGTCTACGACCCGGCCGGCGAGTTTCCCGAACGGTGCCATGCCGAATGGGTCGTCGCCCGGCGACTGGAGCTCGACCGGGCCGAGGAGCTCCGAAGCCTCCTCCAGGACCACTGGGCGGCGACGGGAAGCCCCCGGGCGGCGGCCCTGTTGGCCGCATGGCCGGCCTGCGTCGGCGACTTCTGGGTCGTCGAGCCGAAGGCGGCCCCGGCTGTCGCTCCACCGCCGGAGACGACCCAGCAAGCCGAACCCGTCCCCGTCCGCGTCCGCCGGCCGCAGAATTAGACCGACGGCTTCGAGGGCAAAGATATCCGAATATGGCATGGGCGGCTGGACGTTTAAAGACTTGTGGTTTATCAACGATCCGGAGCTTCAGGGGGCCCTACGATGTCAGTGCAAGCGAGGTCATCACTTTCCAGACGATTTCCGTCCCTCCGGGTCCCAACGTCGACCTGGCAGAGGGCGGTAATTTTTCGCTGAACGGATGACAGGACAATGGGGACCGTACTTGGGGAGAAGTCGTCGCCGAGAGCCGGACGGACCGGGAGGCCTTGGGACTTTGTCATGCCATCTCCCCGTCACCTTTTCCAAGGGCGGCGGCAATGCGCTCGCCCATCGTGATCGTGTCTACGACGGTCGTCCCGGGCGCGGCGATGTCGGGCGTCCGGTATCCGGCGGCCAGGACGGCCTCGACGGCCCGTTCGACGGCCTCGGCCGCTTGGGGCAAGCCCAGGGAGTAGCGGAGCATGAGAGCGGCCGACCGGATCATGCCGATGGGATTGGCGACGCCTCGGCCGGCGATGTCGGGGGCCGACCCGTGGACGGGCTCGTAGAGGCCCAGGCCTGTACCGTCCCGGCGGCGTCGGCCCAGGCTGGCCGACGGAAGTAAACCGAGGCTCCCCGTCAGGGCGGCCGCCTCGTCGGTCAGGATGTCGCCGAACATATTCTCGGTCACGAGGACGTCGAAGTCGGCCGGCCGCCGGACCAACTGCATGGCGCAGGTGTCGACCAGCATGTGACGGAGTTCCACGTCGGGA
Above is a window of bacterium HR11 DNA encoding:
- the gltS gene encoding Ferredoxin-dependent glutamate synthase 2, whose product is MGTPVRRPTPLYDPRHEQDACGVGLIVRLDGQKTHAVVRTAIEAVVRLSHRGALDADARTGDGAGILVRLPRPFFAREAVRLGLHISSLHQLAVAMVFLPSDPAAAAEARRVFTRAFADRQLQVLGWRPVPVCPDVLGDRARRDCPTIEQALIVPATDLTGVDYERRLYLARKTAEARWRAGSIDGAYVVSCSHRTLVYKGLLAAKQLAAFYPDLSDPDFASDFAIFHQRYSTNTLPSWPLAQPFRFLAHNGEINTLTGNVLWMQAREADLTASVWGSDGDVLRPVVVPGGSDSAMLDNVLELLVLSGRNVLHAIRLLIPEAWEHRRDLPPEWRAFYDFHAGVMEPWDGPAAIAFTDGRYVGAVLDRNGLRPLRYQVLRDGWLIAASEAGVIDVPPERVLHRGRLGPGDIIAVDTATGALLQKAEIMDRLTAARPYAHWVRRRFRFQPGRPPQTFGPVPEPLTRWQRAFGWTHEDVRMVVQAMAEQGQDLVWSMGDDTPLAVLSSRRRPLTFYFKQRFAQVTNPPIDPLRETLVMSLDVYLGPRPNFLEESLDHVRAVHLTSPILSEADLAALLRSAPLRYRTLGCHFPADDPARLAPALAALLQEAEKAVDDGAELLVLTDRCIGPDRAPIPMLLAVSAVHHHLIRRGKRLQTDIVVETGAVWDIHHAALLIGFGASAVCPYLLFATARHLATHERNLGGLSPEEAVERCRRALEKGLLKIMAKMGISALRSYRGAQVFEILGLAHEVVERYFPHTPARLGGVGLEDIAEDVLAWHRAAFQESPESDRLPDIGYIRYRGDGEFHGFHPEMVRALHRAVETGDWEDYERYLEVLRKAPPHTLRDLLEVVSDRPPVPLEEVEPAEAIIRRHFVVSGMSLGALSWAAHRTLAIAMNRLGARSNCGEGGEDPAWYRPHPGGDRADHRVKQVASGRFGVTTEYLVRADELEIKIAQGSKPGEGGQLPGLKVSAFIARIRHTVPGVALISPPPHHDIYSIEDLAQLIYDLKAVNPRARVGVKLVAESGVGTIAAGVAKAYADYVQVGGMEGGTGASPLSSIKNAGCPWELGLAETQQALIRNGLRGRVRVRVDGGFKTGRDVIVAALLGAEEFGFGTAALLAMGCKMARQCHLNTCPTGIATQREDLIRERFRGTPEGVIRFFTFIAEEVRRWLAALGYRRLEEVVGRVDLLRPRAQVDHPRAAKLDLTPLLADGAAEDSEPRRCVQDRNDPPHPVFDDRVLAVIRPALEKGEPVVYEGSVRNSDLTVGARIAGEIVRRHGLRGLPPRTVELRLRGAAGQSFGAFCVEGLRLVLEGEANDYVGKGMSGGEIVIRPPSNATFRPEENVIVGNTVLYGATGGRVFIAGRAGERFAVRNSGAVAVVEGVGDHACEYMTQGCVVVLGPTGWNFGAGMSHGRAYVYDPAGEFPERCHAEWVVARRLELDRAEELRSLLQDHWAATGSPRAAALLAAWPACVGDFWVVEPKAAPAVAPPPETTQQAEPVPVRVRRPQN